The following are encoded in a window of Dictyostelium discoideum AX4 chromosome 6 chromosome, whole genome shotgun sequence genomic DNA:
- the psiN gene encoding PA14 domain-containing protein, whose product MGNINKKLFYFLIQLITILIVLSDDSYNSLLPLEKDIAVIIRDLSPQTNPDFEIDNPNRVIKGLVKDQLNEEDRSPIYCCGDDHAPNIDRNRFVIHNQSTFYSWFHNQKDVNIVISKSLVFTRNVTSDDPRIYSYESDNFFPIDKMGFEADSYNGPIKKNQWKDRWGFPRNFHFCLELHASFFYIGGELFSFKGDDDVWVFIDNRLVLDLGAPHDVSGQNGQGSVYLDNLGLEKSKSYNFDFFYCERHTTDSHIMVETSIDFKCKYYDYCGVCEGMGKCCNPSECYGSLPACGHFECPGLTDIAPNVDWRYHCKVVVPNCSLSDTFCVKHQCDPDSKQCVPSTDYQPCQGKSNSSCIEARCDDKMGGCYLKSKPKDQSKNDTTCYRETCNEDTSTWEYKALCEDDSDKCISKKCIPNSGCSSSVVDCNDNNHCTIDSCSKDTGCIHDPIENCVPCVEGNKCSESSDKCQQLECNPYNSTTECIDRTKKNCDDSNACTIDTCNGESGECENTPKQCLAKNKCSTARCNSKTGQCDNIYHCDDGILCTLDKCSENGTCYYEANPCDDGDQCTIDICLNTLTETGGCSHSARVCEPKNSCFTSHCDKKLGCVQTPIECPVEAFCLISFCDNSTKKCMTADRPCIPDDPRCQYGVCDNDTKACIFKDYDPLPFKCQSAAVKAAVGVGAGAAAGIAIGGAIALGLAAFGGKRGYDAWKSSRDNQIQTSSENPLYNPNPNQGDNPLYAANNS is encoded by the exons atgggaaatataaataaaaaattattttactttttaattcaattaataacaattctaattgttttatcagatg attcaTATAATAGTTTATTACCACTTGAAAAGGATATAGCAGTTATAATTAGGGATTTATCACCACAAACCAATccagattttgaaattgataatccaAATCGTGTTATAAAAGGGTTAGTTAAGGATCAATTGAATGAAGAAGATCGTAGTCCAATTTATTGTTGTGGAGATGATCATGCACCAAATATCGATAGAAATAGATTTGTAATACATAATCAAAGTACATTTTATAGTTGGTTTCATAATCAAAAGGATGTTAATATTGTAATTTCCAAATCATTAGTATTCACTAGAAATGTTACATCTGATGATCCAAGAATTTACTCTTATGAAAGTGATAATTTCTTTCCAATTGATAAGATGGGTTTTGAAGCAGATTCATACAATGGaccaataaaaaagaatcaatggAAGGATAGATGGGGATTTCCAAGAAATTTCCATTTCTGCTTAGAGTTACATGCTTCATTTTTCTATATTGGTGGTGAATTATTCAGTTTCaaaggtgatgatgatgtttgGGTATTCATTGATAATCGTTTGGTATTGGATTTGGGTGCACCACATGATGTGTCTGGTCAAAATGGTCAAGGATCTGTATATTTGGATAATTTAGGTTTAGAGAAGAGTAAGAGTTACAATTTCGATTTCTTCTATTGTGAGCGTCATACAACCGATTCTCATATTATGGTTGAGACAAGTATAGATTTCAAATGTAAATACTATGACTATTGTGGTGTTTGTGAAGGTATGGGTAAATGTTGTAATCCTTCAGAGTGTTATGGTAGTTTGCCTGCATGTGGCCATTTCGAATGTCCAGGTTTAACTGATATCGCTCCAAATGTTGATTGGCGTTATCATTGTAAAGTTGTAGTTCCAAATTGTTCCCTCTCTGATACATTCTGTGTTAAACATCAATGTGACCCTGATAGTAAACAATGTGTACCATCCACTGATTATCAACCATGTCAAGGTAAATCCAATAGTTCTTGTATCGAAGCCCGTTGTGATGATAAAATGGGTGGTTGTTACTTAAAGAGTAAACCAAAGGATCAATCTAAAAATGATACAACTTGTTATCGTGAAACTTGTAATGAAGATACTAGCACTTGGGAGTATAAAGCACTTTGTGAAGATGATTCTGATAAATGTATTTCAAAGAAATGTATTCCAAATTCTGGTTGCTCCAGTAGCGTTGTTGATTGTAATGATAACAATCATTGTACCATCGATAGTTGTTCAAAGGATACTGGTTGCATTCATGACCCAATTGAAAATTGTGTACCATGTGTTGAAGGCAATAAATGTTCAGAATCCAGTGATAAATGTCAACAATTGGAATGTAATCCATACAATAGTACAACGGAATGTATTGATCGTACTAAAAAGAATTGTGATGATTCAAATGCTTGTACTATTGATACTTGTAATGGTGAAAGTGGTGAATGTGAAAATACTCCAAAACAATGTCttgctaaaaataaatgcTCCACTGCACGTTGTAACTCTAAAACAGGCCAATGTGATAATATCTATCATTGTGATGATGGTATACTTTGTACTCTCGATAAATGTTCAGAAAATGGTACTTGCTATTATGAAGCAAATCCatgtgatgatggtgatcaATGTACAATTGACATTTGTTTGAATACTCTAACTGAAACTGGTGGTTGCTCTCACAGTGCTCGTGTTTGTGAACCAAAAAATTCATGTTTTACAAGTCATTGTGATAAAAAGTTGGGTTGTGTTCAAACTCCAATTGAATGCCCAGTTGAAGCTTTCTGTTTAATTAGTTTCTGTGATAATTCAACAAAGAAATGTATGACCGCTGATAGACCATGTATTCCTGATGATCCACGTTGTCAATATGGTGTTTGTGATAACGATACCAAAGcttgtatttttaaagacTATGATccattaccatttaaatGTCAATCTGCTGCTGTTAAAGCTGCCGTTGGTGTTGGTGCTGGTGCTGCAGCTGGTATTGCCATTGGTGGTGCAATTGCATTAGGTCTTGCTGCTTTTGGTGGTAAACGTGGTTATGATGCTTGGAAATCCTCAAGAGATAATCAAATCCAAACTTCTTCTGAAAATCCATTATATAATCCAAATCCAAATCAAGGTGATAATCCACTTTATGCTGCTAATAATTcttga
- a CDS encoding C2 tensin-type domain-containing protein produces MSDGSGFDYFRTIVSGRKKRFIQDGFNLDLSYITERILAMGYPADSIHKAFRNDINEVYNFFEKYHSAHWKILNVAMEISYSTTKVGGNVIVMGFEDHTPPPFLLLLDIIETMNKWLDSDEQNVIAVHCKAGKGRTGTVISSYLINQMKRTTPDLFYSSDTILYNTISFFNQMRANNSECVTVPSQKRYVGYYIQYLRDQVTHASLLSPAQFKILNIDVIGLYTSTQTPHFNIEIHLNYNPKIRNLPIIIRGSNTGIVFYQDFYSYILREKGIIAKGDTLIKFNSLDSPQCVFRFLFHTSFLLTPTTQDSQSIITLYFQKDNLDGGSGGAFLDSKYKTDFAIRVLLEPILSNNISNNNNYNNNNNNNNNSIENNNGVVLRKAPLPPVISNNTNFFDNNNNNNNSFNNSNNNNFNININNCNGNSIQPHVQQAPPPPVPCRSKKPIYSYEPYEL; encoded by the exons atgtCTGATGGTAGTggatttgattattttagaACAATAGTAAGtggaagaaaaaaaagatttatacAAGATGGATTCAATTTAGATTTATCATATATTACAGAAAGAATTTTAGCAATGGGTTACCCAGCCGATAGTATCCACAAAGCATTTAGAAATGATATAAACGaagtttataatttttttgaaaaatatcaTTCTGCTCATTGGAAA atattaaatgtTGCAATGGAAATTTCATATAGTACAACTAAAGTTGGTGGAAATGTAATTGTTATGGGATTTGAAGATCatacaccaccaccatttttattattattggataTAATTGAGACAATGAATAAATGGTTAGACTCTGATGAACAAAATGTTATAGCAGTTCATTGTAAAGCTGGTAAAGGTAGAACTGGTACTGTGATCTCTTCATATTTAATTAACCAAATGAAAAGAACGACACCAGATTTATTCTATAGTTCTGATACTATTCTATACAATACGATATCATTCTTTAATCAAATGAGAGCAAATAATTCCGAATGTGTGACAGTACCATCACAAAAGAGATATGTAGGTTATTATATCCAATATCTACGTGACCAAGTCACTCAtgcatcattattatcaccagcacaatttaaaattttaaatattgatgtAATCGGTCTCTATACTTCAACTCAAACACCTCATTTCAATAttgaaattcatttaaattataatccaaaaattagaaatttaCCAATTATAATTCGTGGTAGTAATACTGGTATAgt attttATCAAGATTTTTATTCATATATATTACGTGAAAAAGGTATTATTGCAAAAGGTGATACTTTGATAAAGTTTAATTCATTAGATTCACCTCAATGTGtatttagatttttatttcatacttcatttttattaactcCAACAACACAAGATTCTCAATCAATAATAactctttattttcaaaaagataatttggatggtggtagtggtggtgcatttttagattcaaaatataaaactGATTTTGCTATTAGGGTCTTATTGGAACCAATcctttcaaataatattagtaataataataattataataataataataataataataataatagtattgagaataataatggtgttgTTTTAAGAAAAGCACCATTACCACCAgtaattagtaataatacaaacttttttgataacaataataataataataatagttttaataatagtaataataataattttaatattaatattaataattgcaATGGTAACAGTATACAACCTCATGTGCAACaagcaccaccaccaccagtaCCATGTAGATCTAAAAAACCAATATATTCATATGAACCATATGAATTATAG
- the phlp1 gene encoding phosducin-like protein yields MEQNILNSILDKFGDGDQERSDIRHNDSGDENDNHSDHEGNHGNNECCEGNEDGDKEYEVDVEDMTDEQYAQFIQEQQEPKIKSGGNTGVKGVLSDYAEHREKQKQKYLQKKYETQKMLEKMCFTTRDQPPPTEEENQLDSDDDDLERIRKARMEQWKSKQQITSDVKKPEKKVFGYFKQIDSSQYIHEIDNEPPNVFVIIHLFQNYIPECVLLNQQLGQLAVKYRYIKFLKILSKEAKENYHDEALPSLLVYIGGKLLVSFVPLTEELGRNFDQEDLELLLSSYDIIPNPMKAKNSNWETSLSRKRPESDDDNDD; encoded by the exons ATGGAACAAAACATTTTAAATAGTATTTTAGATAAATTTGGAGATGGTGATCAAGAGAGATCAGATATTAGACATAATGATAGtggtgatgaaaatgataatcatAGTGACCATGAAGGAAATCATGGTAATAATGAATGTTGTGAAGGAAATGAAGATGGTGATAAAGAATATGAAGTTGATGTTGAAGATATGACAGATGAACAATACGCTCAATTCATtcaagaacaacaagaaccaAAGATCAAATCTGGTGGTAATACAGGTGTAAAAGGTGTTTTATCAGATTATGCAGAACATcgtgaaaaacaaaaacaaaaatatttacaaaagaAATATGAAACTCAAAAAATGCTTGAAAAAATGTGTTTCACAACTAGAGatcaaccaccaccaactgAAGAAGAGAATCAATTggatagtgatgatgatgatttagaAAGAATTCGTAAAGCTCGTATGGAACAATGGAAAtcaaaacaacaaattaCTTCAGATGTTAAAAAACcagaaaaaaaagtatttggTTATTTCAAACAAATCGACTCCTCTCAATATATtcatgaaattgataatgaacCACCAAATGTTTTCGttataattcatttatttcaaaat tatATACCAGAATgtgtattattaaatcaacaattaggTCAATTAGCAGTTAAATATAGATatatcaaatttttaaagattttaagtAAAGAAGCTAAAGAAAACTATCATGATGAAGCATTACCAAGTTTGTTAGTTTATATTGGTGGAAAATTATTAGTATCTTTTGTTCCACTCACTGAAGAACTAGGTAGAAATTTCGATCAAGAAGATTTagaattgttattatcaaGTTATGATATCATTCCAAATCCAATGAAAgcaaaaaattcaaattgggAAACTTCATTATCAAGAAAAAGACCAGAGTccgatgatgataatgacgATTAa
- a CDS encoding glycoside hydrolase family 47 protein translates to MVLLKGRELFIAMIAAIFIIGFITILSFDGGMNRGGDNPLPQKWRKVGVQPKVETTTTTTSTYVNLQNTGNQINQGNQNIEGGGQGTQYDKNRRKLPRIKKGQVNPFNKIDKVYKENEDLNKKRSLLIREEMKFSWEKYREFAWGYDELKPVEKRGHDWFGLGLSIVDSLDTLYLMGLDKEYKEGKDWVENVLNHRKDTGKKVSVFETTIRFLGNYNTMYSLTGEQLYLDLGRDIADLLLYAFNDHSPFPASFVSLTDHKVSYQRWAGDCIILCEPASMLLELNELSRITGDPKYKEYSDKIVDALASMKPSIPGLYPTFITQDGKGFCNNKISVGAMGDSFYEYLLKMWIYQDGIEERYSELFQLSADAIIEHLYKVSKKGDGFITNLDGGSVSNTQEHLTCFAGGMFMLAAASNITGDDEKSALYMEVGEKVTRTCAKTYDITPTGLGPEIAYIEPDSGDIRFNGYKADSSYILRPETIESIFVAYRLTGNTEYQEMAWKIFQAIVDVCKTEHGYVGLNDVSNSWAFQDFQQSFFLAETLKYLYLTFQPSSLVPLDKYVFNTEAHPIEIQYKD, encoded by the coding sequence atggtatTGTTAAAAGGTAGAGAATTATTTATTGCAATGATTGCAgcaatatttataattggatttattaccattttaAGTTTTGATGGTGGAATGAATAGAGGAGGTGATAACCCATTACCACAAAAATGGAGAAAAGTTGGTGTTCAACCAAAGGTTGaaactaccactaccaccacctccacctatgtaaatttacaaaatacaggtaatcaaataaatcaagGTAATCAAAATATTGAAGGTGGTGGTCAAGGTACACaatatgataaaaatagaagAAAATTaccaagaattaaaaaaggaCAGGTTAATCCATTCAATAAGATTGATAAAGTTTATAAAGAGaatgaagatttaaataaaaaaagatcacTTTTGATTAGAGAGGAGATGAAATTTAGTTGGGAAAAGTATCGTGAATTTGCATGGGGTTATGATGAATTAAAACCAGTGGAGAAGAGAGGTCACGATTGGTTTGGACTTGGTTTAAGTATTGTAGATTCATTGGATACACTCTATTTGATGGGTTTGGATAAAGAATATAAAGAAGGAAAAGACTGGGTTGAGAATGTATTAAATCATAGAAAAGACACTGGTAAAAAGGTGTCAGTATTTGAAACCACCATTAGATTCTTGGGTAACTATAATACAATGTACAGTTTAACAGGTGAACAATTATATTTGGATCTAGGAAGAGATATTGCCGATTTGCTTCTATATGCATTCAATGACCATTCACCATTCCCTGCAAGTTTTGTATCATTAACAGATCATAAAGTTTCTTATCAAAGATGGGCTGGTGATTGTATTATCCTTTGTGAACCAGCTTCAATGCTTTTAGAACTTAATGAACTCTCTAGAATAACTGGTGATCCAAAATACAAGGAATACTCTGACAAAATCGTTGATGCATTGGCATCAATGAAACCTTCGATTCCAGGTTTATATCCAACTTTTATCACACAAGATGGCAAAGGATtctgtaataataaaatatccgTTGGTGCCATGGGTGATTCGTTCTATGAATATCTCTTGAAAATGTGGATCTATCAAGATGGTATTGAAGAGAGATATAGTGAACTTTTCCAACTTTCTGCCGATGCAATCATTGAACATCTCTACAAAGTAAGTAAAAAAGGTGATGGTTTCATTACCAATTTAGATGGAGGCTCGGTTTCAAACACTCAAGAACATCTTACTTGTTTTGCTGGTGGTATGTTTATGTTGGCCGCTGCTTCAAATATCACTGGCGATGATGAAAAGAGTGCTCTCTATATGGAGGTTGGTGAAAAGGTAACTAGAACTTGTGCTAAAACCTATGATATCACTCCAACTGGTCTTGGACCAGAAATAGCCTACATTGAACCAGACTCTGGTGATATTAGATTCAATGGTTATAAAGCTGATAGTTCGTATATTTTACGTCCTGAAACAATCGAATCAATCTTTGTTGCATATCGTTTAACTGGTAATACAGAATATCAAGAAATGGCTTGGAAAATATTTCAAGCAATCGTTGACGTTTGTAAAACTGAACATGGTTATGTTGGTCTTAACGATGTGTCAAATAGTTGGGCATTTCAAGATTTTCAACAAAGTTTCTTTTTGGCTGAAACACTAAAATACCTTTATTTAACTTTCCAACCATCATCTTTAGTTCCATTAGATAAATATGTTTTTAATACTGAAGCTCATCCAATCGAAATTCAAtataaagattaa
- a CDS encoding DEAD-box RNA helicase, protein MSEGDLFLISFLKVGFASLGLNEQLINNIKRYGITKLTPFQMEVIKEIKENSNVIVDSIEGTGRTISLIIGTLDKIDETKQQQEQEQQERQQTDQQFSFPQILMILPTKELSQTTKVIYSSLGGGENNNNDFKVLSCIGGVKISMDIEILKKGNTQILLGTPGRISDLFSRKRFDTDNIKILVFDELDEILSRGFECQLEDIIKPLNNNNNLQIIVSTSGINELTSNFINTFIKIPKIIKSQQEPYKF, encoded by the exons ATGTCAGAAGGAGATT tgtttctaatttcatttttaaaagtagGTTTTGCATCTTTAGGATTAAATGAACaactaataaataatataaaacgATATGGAATTACAAAATTAACACCTTTTCAAATGGAggtaataaaagaaattaaagaaaacaGTAATGTTATTGTTGATTCAATTGAGGGCACAGGTAGGACAATAAGCTTAATTATTGGTACATTAGATAAGATTGATGaaacaaaacaacaacaagaacaagaacaacaagaacgACAACAAACAGATCAACAATTTTCATTTCctcaaattttaatgatcTTACCAACAAAAGAGTTATCACAAACAACAAAAGTTATTTATTCATCTTTAGGAGGTGgtgagaataataataatgacttTAAAGTACTATCATGTATTGGTGGTGTAAAAATATCAATggatattgaaattttaaaaaaaggtaataCTCAGATTTTATTAGGTACACCAGGAAGAATATCTGACCTATTTTCAAGAAAAAGGTTCGATAcagataatattaaaatattggtTTTCGATGAACTTGATGAAATCCTTTCAAGAGGTTTTGAATGTCAATTGGAAGATATTATTAAACctctaaataataacaataatttgcAAATTATTGTTTCAACATCAGGAATTAACGAATTAActtcaaattttataaatacttTTATAAAGATTCCAAAGATCATTAAATCACAACAAGAACCATATAAATTTtag